In a genomic window of Curtobacterium flaccumfaciens pv. betae:
- a CDS encoding alpha/beta fold hydrolase, whose amino-acid sequence MLPPVDRTVVSSDGTTIAVSEAGDGPAVVVVGGAFDHRGTPYLDRVVAELGSTHRVVTYDRRGRGASGDSATWAIEREVDDLRAVVESIGAPTTAVGICVGAGVVLHGLATGLPVDGAVLWEPPYRASVDPHADDVVFADLLDEHVGAGRRAQAVRGFLTQVLGVPMGQVTALRLKGSLWRSLVVDAHVLSREVRVLNGLAVPERVAAAVGVPVLVGAGGDGLEWMRRAARALVDAVPGSEYTEVPGQGHVPAPAALGALIDRVRSRIVSPSS is encoded by the coding sequence ATGCTCCCTCCAGTCGACCGAACGGTCGTCTCCTCCGACGGCACCACCATCGCCGTCTCCGAGGCAGGGGACGGGCCGGCGGTCGTCGTCGTGGGCGGTGCCTTCGACCACCGTGGGACCCCGTACCTCGACCGCGTGGTCGCCGAGCTCGGCTCGACCCACCGCGTGGTGACCTACGACCGCCGTGGCCGTGGTGCCAGCGGTGACTCCGCGACGTGGGCGATCGAGCGCGAGGTCGACGACCTGCGCGCCGTCGTCGAGAGCATCGGCGCACCGACCACCGCCGTCGGCATCTGCGTCGGCGCAGGCGTCGTCCTGCACGGGCTCGCCACCGGACTGCCCGTCGACGGTGCAGTCCTGTGGGAACCGCCGTACCGCGCCTCGGTCGACCCCCACGCCGACGACGTCGTGTTCGCCGACCTGCTCGATGAACACGTCGGCGCCGGCCGCCGGGCCCAGGCCGTCCGCGGGTTCCTGACCCAGGTGCTCGGGGTCCCGATGGGCCAGGTCACGGCACTGCGGCTCAAGGGGTCGCTCTGGCGCTCCCTGGTCGTCGACGCCCACGTGCTCAGCCGCGAGGTCCGTGTGCTGAACGGCCTCGCCGTGCCCGAGCGGGTCGCTGCCGCCGTGGGGGTGCCGGTGCTCGTCGGCGCCGGTGGCGACGGACTCGAGTGGATGCGTCGTGCGGCCCGCGCCCTCGTCGACGCGGTGCCCGGTTCGGAGTACACCGAGGTGCCCGGGCAGGGACACGTCCCCGCCCCGGCGGCCCTCGGAGCCCTGATCGACCGCGTCCGGAGCCGGATCGTCTCGCCCAGCAGCTGA
- a CDS encoding molybdenum cofactor biosysynthesis protein translates to MTPADDVAGLDDLPFRTEVEVALLLVAPRHRYEGRPADGALPVAADDPDESRDRIELRAGLGIVGDRYFAARAHVHASVTVIGLEGLEAVGHAIGATVDPAATRRNVFLRGADVEALRGEPFSLESVTPDADGGPVRFRGYRAANPCAWMDHEVAPGAFRAMRGRGGVRCDPESDGVLTLGPAVLRTARPVALG, encoded by the coding sequence GTGACTCCCGCAGACGACGTGGCCGGTCTCGACGACCTGCCGTTCCGGACCGAGGTCGAGGTCGCGCTGCTGCTCGTCGCGCCGCGGCACCGGTACGAGGGGCGCCCGGCCGACGGCGCGCTGCCGGTGGCCGCGGACGATCCGGACGAGTCACGCGACCGGATCGAGCTGCGGGCCGGGCTGGGCATCGTCGGCGACCGGTACTTCGCGGCCCGGGCGCACGTGCACGCCTCGGTCACGGTGATCGGCTTGGAGGGGCTCGAAGCCGTCGGTCACGCCATCGGTGCCACCGTCGACCCCGCTGCGACCCGGCGGAACGTGTTCCTGCGGGGCGCCGACGTCGAGGCGCTGCGGGGTGAGCCGTTCTCGCTGGAGAGCGTGACACCGGACGCGGATGGCGGACCGGTCCGGTTCCGTGGCTACCGCGCGGCGAACCCCTGCGCCTGGATGGACCACGAGGTGGCACCCGGGGCGTTCCGGGCGATGCGCGGCCGGGGCGGCGTGCGGTGCGACCCGGAGTCCGACGGTGTGCTCACCCTCGGACCCGCGGTGCTCCGCACGGCCCGCCCCGTGGCGCTCGGCTGA
- a CDS encoding TetR/AcrR family transcriptional regulator translates to MPRRVDLEERGSLVAAACLRILERDGLSALSVRNVADEAGIAPASLRRVFPTQDALREHCLTIIEERVTARLAALRSTGRALALDVLAQVLPLDAERTTEILAQVQLGVLARTDEHLAASARRLNDGVSRVCTRALEILREDGSFGADRDLTDEADRLHALIDGLAIEHTWDPTARAPERVLALVELHVDSLRGAIG, encoded by the coding sequence GTGCCCCGCCGTGTCGACCTCGAGGAACGGGGATCCCTGGTGGCCGCGGCCTGCCTGCGGATCCTGGAGCGGGACGGCCTCAGCGCACTGTCCGTGCGGAACGTCGCGGACGAGGCCGGCATCGCCCCGGCGTCACTCCGCCGCGTGTTCCCGACGCAGGACGCCCTGCGCGAGCACTGCCTGACGATCATCGAGGAACGGGTCACCGCTCGGCTCGCCGCCCTGCGTTCGACGGGTCGTGCGCTCGCACTGGACGTCCTCGCCCAGGTGTTGCCGCTCGATGCCGAGCGCACGACCGAGATCCTGGCGCAGGTGCAGCTCGGCGTGCTCGCGCGCACCGACGAGCACCTGGCCGCGAGTGCCCGACGCCTGAACGACGGGGTCAGCCGGGTGTGCACCCGGGCGCTGGAGATCCTGCGCGAGGACGGCAGCTTCGGTGCCGATCGCGACCTGACCGATGAGGCGGACCGGCTGCACGCGCTGATCGACGGGCTGGCGATCGAGCACACGTGGGACCCGACGGCACGTGCGCCGGAGCGGGTCCTGGCGCTCGTCGAGCTGCACGTGGACAGCCTGCGCGGCGCGATCGGCTGA
- a CDS encoding LysE/ArgO family amino acid transporter — MTTLLPLLSGLGTGLALIVAIGVQNTYLLRLAVSAGLRVVAAAVVVCAASDALLIVAGVLGVGAVVERFPVALLVVRFVGAAFLLTYGVLAARRALRPSGDAMRVADEAADDGVVGASAGADAGVDATTGTTVAAGRTRTAPPGQVVTMRTAVLTMLVFTWANPHVYLDTLVFLGSVANQQGADDRWLWTIGAVTASCLWFGALGFGGRLLRPLFEKPLTWRVFDGLVAVVMLAFGVLLLVGA; from the coding sequence GTGACCACGCTCCTGCCCCTGCTCTCCGGCCTCGGCACCGGCCTCGCACTGATCGTCGCGATCGGTGTGCAGAACACCTACCTGTTGCGCCTCGCCGTGAGCGCCGGGCTCCGGGTGGTGGCCGCTGCCGTCGTGGTGTGCGCCGCTTCGGATGCGCTGCTCATCGTCGCCGGGGTGCTCGGGGTCGGCGCCGTGGTCGAACGGTTCCCCGTGGCGCTCCTGGTGGTCCGGTTCGTCGGTGCCGCGTTCCTGCTCACCTACGGGGTGCTCGCGGCGCGGCGTGCGCTGCGGCCCTCGGGGGACGCGATGCGCGTGGCCGACGAGGCGGCCGACGACGGCGTGGTGGGCGCCAGCGCGGGCGCCGACGCGGGGGTCGACGCGACCACCGGCACGACGGTGGCGGCGGGGCGGACGCGCACCGCGCCTCCCGGCCAGGTGGTGACCATGCGGACGGCGGTGCTGACCATGCTCGTCTTCACGTGGGCGAACCCGCACGTCTACCTGGACACGCTGGTGTTCCTCGGGTCGGTGGCGAACCAGCAGGGCGCGGACGACCGGTGGCTCTGGACGATCGGTGCCGTCACGGCGAGCTGCCTGTGGTTCGGTGCGCTCGGGTTCGGCGGACGCCTGCTGCGGCCGCTGTTCGAGAAGCCGCTGACCTGGCGGGTGTTCGACGGGCTGGTCGCCGTCGTGATGCTCGCGTTCGGCGTGCTCCTGCTCGTCGGCGCGTAG
- a CDS encoding methylated-DNA--[protein]-cysteine S-methyltransferase: protein MTDATIQTLDTPDGPFTVLEDAEGRVLASGWTDSVERILARLADRHRPDRVLDGVVASADAVDAFYSGEVEHAMQVPVRQFGTELFTEGWRQLRRIPAGGTLTYTEFAAAMGRPDAVRAAASVCARNAPALFVPCHRVLRSDGTLGGFAWGLDVKRSLLERESVGTTALV, encoded by the coding sequence ATGACCGACGCAACCATCCAGACCCTGGACACCCCCGACGGGCCGTTCACCGTGCTCGAAGACGCCGAGGGCAGGGTCCTCGCCTCCGGGTGGACCGACTCCGTCGAGCGGATCCTCGCCCGCTTGGCCGATCGCCACCGCCCCGACCGCGTGCTCGACGGCGTGGTCGCCTCGGCCGACGCCGTCGACGCCTTCTACTCGGGCGAGGTCGAGCACGCCATGCAGGTACCGGTCCGGCAGTTCGGTACCGAGCTCTTCACCGAGGGGTGGCGCCAGCTCCGCCGGATCCCCGCCGGCGGCACCCTGACCTACACCGAGTTCGCGGCGGCGATGGGCCGGCCCGACGCCGTGCGGGCAGCGGCGAGCGTGTGCGCCCGGAACGCCCCGGCGCTCTTCGTCCCGTGCCACCGGGTGCTGCGCTCGGACGGCACGCTCGGGGGCTTCGCGTGGGGGCTCGACGTCAAGCGGTCCCTGCTCGAACGGGAGTCGGTCGGCACCACGGCACTCGTCTGA
- a CDS encoding LysR family transcriptional regulator ArgP — MTRFQREHLETLLAAVDHGTLDAAARALTITPSAVSQRIKSMEQQVGRVLLQRTTPVRPTADGAVVLRHARQVRLLDEETSRALGGGSSVVPSIPLAVNADSLGTWFLDALALVRADTEVVFDLHREDQDRTAELLRAGTVMGAVTAEADPVQGCSSVPLGIDRYRAVASPAFVARYLGDTGTERRMLRRLDEVPLVDYDRDDDLQQGYLRQVLGHAPGGPRHFVPTSADFARAVTLGFGWGLLPEAQCLEAIDRGVLVELAPGRHADVALWWQRWNLASPLLERVTDAVRATASSRLHPARQV; from the coding sequence ATGACCCGGTTCCAGCGCGAGCACCTCGAGACGCTGCTCGCCGCCGTCGACCACGGCACGCTCGACGCGGCGGCGCGCGCGCTGACGATCACCCCGTCGGCGGTCTCGCAGCGGATCAAGTCCATGGAGCAGCAGGTCGGTCGAGTCCTGCTCCAGCGCACCACCCCGGTGCGCCCGACCGCCGACGGCGCAGTGGTGCTCCGGCACGCACGGCAGGTCCGGCTGCTCGACGAGGAGACCTCCCGAGCGCTCGGCGGCGGCTCCTCGGTGGTGCCGTCGATCCCGCTGGCCGTGAACGCCGACTCGCTCGGCACGTGGTTCCTCGACGCCCTCGCCCTCGTCCGGGCCGACACCGAGGTGGTCTTCGACCTGCACCGCGAGGACCAGGACCGCACCGCCGAACTGCTCCGCGCCGGCACGGTGATGGGTGCCGTGACGGCCGAGGCGGATCCGGTGCAGGGCTGCTCGTCGGTGCCGCTCGGCATCGACCGGTACCGGGCGGTGGCGTCCCCGGCGTTCGTCGCCCGCTACCTCGGCGACACCGGCACCGAGCGGCGGATGCTCCGGCGGCTCGACGAGGTCCCGCTCGTCGACTACGACCGCGACGACGACCTGCAGCAGGGGTACCTGCGGCAGGTCCTCGGCCACGCTCCCGGAGGCCCGCGCCACTTCGTCCCGACCTCTGCCGACTTCGCCCGTGCGGTCACGCTCGGGTTCGGGTGGGGGCTGCTGCCCGAAGCGCAGTGCCTCGAGGCGATCGACCGCGGCGTCCTGGTCGAGCTGGCCCCGGGTCGGCACGCCGACGTGGCGCTGTGGTGGCAGCGCTGGAACCTGGCGTCACCGCTCCTCGAACGGGTCACCGACGCCGTCCGTGCGACCGCCTCGTCGCGCCTGCACCCCGCGCGTCAGGTCTGA
- a CDS encoding AlkA N-terminal domain-containing protein, whose product MTSPDTDAQPDALHAERHRAVASRDARFDGQFVTAVHSTGIYCRPSCPARTPRVSGVTFYRTSAAAHLAGFRACKRCLPEATPGSPEWDLREDVAGRAMRLVLDGVVERDGVPGLAARVGYSERQLNRIMTAELGAGPKALSRAHRAQTARTLLTSSDLPVADVAFAAGFASVRQFNDTVREVFAVTPTELRARRSGGVDGGDGALRVHLPARAPFDAQGLLDWHALHALPGAEQVDTDPAGRVTSYGRLVDLPGGPGWFSASAAVPDVAGRGTGIDLRVRVADLSDLPALVARVRALFDLDADPVAVDAVLGAVPELAGPVTRVPGLRLPGAVDAHEIVFRTLIGQQVSVAAARTAQTRLVAALGATVPDAIRPGGLLFPSAAVIAERGHEVLRGPAARVDTILRVAAALADASLVVDGGQSLGDLRDGLLAVKGIGPWTADYVALRVRHHPDIFLHSDLAVRNGAQELGLPGTARELSLWSEQVAPWRSYLTMHCWRPIIDRAMTATAGARAARAPEDPRKDDR is encoded by the coding sequence ATGACCAGCCCGGACACCGACGCGCAGCCCGACGCGCTGCACGCCGAACGGCACCGCGCCGTCGCCTCGCGCGACGCGCGCTTCGACGGCCAGTTCGTCACCGCCGTGCACTCCACCGGCATCTACTGCCGGCCCAGCTGCCCGGCCCGCACGCCGAGGGTCTCGGGCGTCACCTTCTACCGCACGAGCGCCGCAGCGCACCTCGCCGGCTTCCGCGCCTGCAAGCGCTGCCTGCCCGAGGCGACCCCCGGCAGCCCCGAGTGGGACCTGCGCGAGGACGTCGCCGGCCGGGCGATGCGGCTCGTCCTCGACGGTGTCGTCGAGCGCGACGGCGTGCCCGGGCTCGCCGCGCGCGTGGGCTACTCGGAGCGGCAGCTCAACCGCATCATGACGGCCGAGCTGGGCGCCGGGCCGAAGGCGCTCAGCCGGGCGCACCGGGCGCAGACCGCGCGGACCCTGCTCACCTCGTCCGACCTGCCCGTCGCCGACGTCGCGTTCGCCGCGGGGTTCGCCAGCGTCCGACAGTTCAACGACACCGTGCGCGAGGTCTTCGCCGTCACCCCGACCGAGCTCCGCGCACGCCGGTCCGGGGGAGTAGACGGCGGCGACGGCGCACTCCGCGTCCACCTGCCGGCCCGGGCACCCTTCGACGCGCAGGGCCTGCTCGACTGGCACGCGCTGCACGCCCTGCCGGGCGCGGAGCAGGTGGACACCGACCCCGCCGGTCGGGTCACGTCGTACGGGCGGCTGGTCGACCTGCCTGGAGGCCCGGGCTGGTTCAGCGCGTCGGCCGCCGTCCCCGACGTGGCCGGGCGGGGCACCGGGATCGACCTGCGCGTGCGGGTCGCCGACCTCTCCGACCTGCCGGCCCTCGTGGCGCGTGTCCGGGCACTGTTCGACCTCGACGCCGACCCGGTCGCCGTCGACGCCGTCCTCGGGGCCGTGCCCGAGCTCGCCGGACCCGTCACCCGCGTGCCCGGTCTCCGGCTCCCCGGCGCGGTGGACGCGCACGAGATCGTGTTCCGCACCCTGATCGGGCAGCAGGTCTCGGTGGCCGCGGCGCGTACCGCGCAGACCCGGCTCGTGGCCGCACTCGGTGCGACGGTGCCGGACGCCATCCGGCCCGGCGGGCTGCTCTTCCCGTCCGCGGCGGTGATCGCCGAACGCGGGCACGAGGTCCTGCGCGGTCCGGCCGCCCGCGTCGACACGATCCTGCGGGTGGCCGCCGCGCTCGCCGACGCGTCCCTGGTGGTGGACGGTGGGCAGTCCCTCGGTGACCTGCGCGACGGACTCCTCGCGGTGAAGGGCATCGGGCCGTGGACCGCCGACTACGTCGCGCTGCGGGTCCGGCACCACCCCGACATCTTCCTCCACAGCGACCTCGCCGTGCGGAACGGTGCACAGGAACTCGGGCTGCCCGGAACGGCGCGTGAGCTCTCCCTATGGTCGGAGCAGGTGGCCCCCTGGCGGAGCTACCTCACGATGCACTGCTGGCGACCGATCATCGACCGCGCGATGACCGCGACCGCCGGCGCCCGTGCAGCCCGTGCCCCCGAGGACCCCCGGAAGGACGACCGATGA
- a CDS encoding type 1 glutamine amidotransferase domain-containing protein, with protein MATLDGKKVLVITTNYGVEQDEIVVPTEQLRERGASVTVAAKETGTIQTLVGDKDPGQTLEPDTTIAGVDAKDFDALVIPGGTINADTLRQESRAATLVQAFAEASKPVAAICHGPWTLVEAGVLSGKTVTSFPSLQTDLRNAGAEWVDQEVQVDGGFITSRTPDDLPAFVDAIESALTA; from the coding sequence ATGGCAACCCTCGACGGCAAGAAGGTCCTCGTCATCACGACGAACTACGGCGTGGAGCAGGACGAGATCGTCGTCCCCACCGAGCAGCTGCGGGAGCGCGGCGCCTCGGTGACCGTGGCGGCGAAGGAGACCGGCACGATCCAGACGCTGGTCGGCGACAAGGACCCGGGGCAGACGCTCGAGCCGGACACCACCATCGCCGGTGTCGACGCGAAGGACTTCGACGCCCTCGTGATCCCCGGCGGCACCATCAACGCCGACACGCTGCGCCAGGAGTCCCGCGCGGCGACGCTCGTGCAGGCCTTCGCCGAGGCGAGCAAGCCGGTCGCGGCGATCTGCCACGGCCCGTGGACCCTCGTCGAGGCGGGTGTGCTGTCGGGCAAGACCGTCACGTCGTTCCCCTCGCTGCAGACCGACCTGCGCAACGCCGGAGCCGAGTGGGTCGACCAGGAGGTCCAGGTCGACGGCGGCTTCATCACCTCCCGCACCCCGGACGACCTGCCGGCGTTCGTCGACGCGATCGAGAGCGCCCTCACCGCCTGA
- a CDS encoding HAD-IA family hydrolase: MIDIVASGVLFDMDGTLVDSTAVVEATWTRFGNANGIDPDEILAFSHGRQAIDTLRRFLPDLPLAELQRIAAELVAEETASTEGILEIPGAVAFVQRLVELGVPVALVTSAPRDLAAGRMAAAGFAVPEAFVPSEDVEHGKPHPDGYLRGAALLGVDPTDCVAFEDAPAGLDSAIASGATTVVVGPLEHPVTAGLHRVHGYDGLTFERDGAAFRIRG, encoded by the coding sequence GTGATCGACATCGTGGCGTCCGGGGTCCTCTTCGACATGGACGGGACCCTCGTCGACTCGACCGCGGTGGTGGAGGCGACCTGGACCCGGTTCGGGAACGCGAACGGCATCGACCCCGACGAGATCCTCGCGTTCTCGCACGGGCGGCAGGCGATCGACACCCTGCGGCGCTTCCTGCCCGACCTGCCCCTGGCCGAGCTGCAGCGGATCGCGGCGGAACTCGTCGCCGAGGAGACCGCGAGCACCGAGGGCATCCTCGAGATCCCCGGAGCCGTCGCCTTCGTGCAGCGACTCGTCGAACTCGGTGTCCCGGTGGCCCTCGTGACGAGCGCCCCGCGTGACCTCGCCGCGGGCCGGATGGCGGCCGCCGGGTTCGCCGTGCCCGAGGCCTTCGTGCCCTCGGAGGACGTCGAGCACGGCAAGCCCCACCCCGACGGCTACCTGCGCGGAGCTGCCCTGCTCGGCGTCGACCCGACCGACTGCGTGGCGTTCGAGGACGCCCCCGCCGGACTCGATTCCGCCATCGCCTCCGGCGCGACCACGGTCGTCGTCGGTCCCCTTGAGCACCCGGTGACGGCCGGCCTGCACCGGGTCCACGGGTACGACGGTCTGACCTTCGAACGCGACGGCGCCGCCTTCCGCATCCGCGGCTGA
- a CDS encoding type II toxin-antitoxin system RelE family toxin, translated as MTYSVEVIPAAQRVIRKLPLDGRRRIEGLLAILAEHPRPPAARKLVNRPGWRVRSGDYRLIYRIDDGKLVVVVVDAGHRREVYRDR; from the coding sequence GTGACGTACTCGGTCGAGGTCATCCCGGCCGCGCAACGCGTCATCCGCAAGCTCCCGCTCGACGGACGGCGGCGGATCGAGGGGCTCCTCGCGATCCTCGCCGAGCACCCCCGGCCACCCGCCGCACGCAAGCTCGTGAACCGGCCCGGGTGGCGAGTCCGCTCGGGGGACTACCGACTGATCTACCGGATCGACGACGGCAAGCTCGTCGTGGTGGTCGTCGACGCTGGGCACCGGCGCGAGGTCTACCGGGACCGCTGA
- a CDS encoding type II toxin-antitoxin system Phd/YefM family antitoxin — protein MSEVSISEARGRLASIIDDARHEPVYLTRRNKRVAAVVDAAVLDRLLEAAEDLDDLVAYDEAVAESARIGGENVKWDDLKRELGLG, from the coding sequence GTGAGCGAAGTGTCGATCTCCGAAGCCCGTGGCCGTCTGGCGTCGATCATCGACGACGCCCGTCACGAACCCGTCTACCTGACCCGGCGCAACAAGCGCGTCGCCGCCGTGGTCGACGCGGCCGTCCTCGACCGGTTGCTCGAGGCGGCGGAGGACCTGGACGACCTGGTCGCCTACGACGAAGCCGTCGCCGAGAGTGCCCGCATCGGTGGCGAGAACGTCAAGTGGGACGACCTCAAGCGCGAACTCGGCCTCGGGTGA
- a CDS encoding APC family permease has product MATKLRIKSIEASLADSEEQGRSLKRSLKTFDIAAMGIAVAVGAGIFSVGANAAANFAGPGVIISFLLAAVTCGLAIMCYAEFASTIPVAGSAYTFTYATMGELLAWIVGWDLILETLTASAVIAKYWGIYLSEAFKVFGVGLPSTIQLGPIPFTWGPVLIVGIFTVLLAFGTRLSSRVSAVITVIKVAIVVFVIVAGAFFVKAANFTPFIPPAEPAKGAEGSVWTQSLVSWFTGAEPAQYGVFGLLAAASLVFFAFIGFDVVATSAEETENPQKTLPRGIFIGLGIVTLLYVGVSIVITGMVSYQRLAEEKTPSLASAFNIVGLPWAAGIIAIGSLIGLTTVVMVLLLGLSRIVFSMSRDGLLPRWFSKTNPKTQTPVRVQVVAGVVVALLAGFTAVDKLEGMINIGTLSAFVLVSIGIVVLRRSRPDAPRAFRMPWSPVLPIISAVLCFWLMLNLEVETWLRFVVWLVIGFVIYFGYSRRHSRVGQRMQ; this is encoded by the coding sequence ATGGCAACGAAGCTCCGCATCAAGTCGATCGAGGCCTCCCTGGCCGACTCCGAGGAGCAGGGCAGGTCCCTGAAACGCTCCCTGAAGACGTTCGACATCGCCGCGATGGGGATCGCGGTCGCCGTCGGCGCCGGCATCTTCTCGGTCGGCGCGAACGCCGCCGCGAACTTCGCCGGGCCCGGCGTCATCATCTCCTTCCTGCTCGCCGCCGTCACCTGCGGCCTGGCGATCATGTGCTACGCCGAGTTCGCGTCGACGATCCCCGTCGCCGGCTCCGCGTACACGTTCACCTACGCCACGATGGGTGAGCTCCTCGCCTGGATCGTGGGCTGGGACCTCATCCTCGAGACCCTCACGGCCAGTGCCGTGATCGCGAAGTACTGGGGCATCTACCTCAGCGAAGCGTTCAAGGTGTTCGGTGTCGGCCTGCCGAGCACGATCCAGCTCGGTCCGATCCCGTTCACCTGGGGTCCGGTGCTCATCGTCGGGATCTTCACGGTGCTCCTCGCCTTCGGCACCCGCCTGTCCTCGCGGGTGTCGGCGGTCATCACCGTCATCAAGGTCGCCATCGTCGTGTTCGTCATCGTCGCCGGTGCGTTCTTCGTCAAGGCCGCCAACTTCACCCCGTTCATCCCGCCGGCCGAGCCCGCCAAGGGCGCCGAGGGCAGCGTCTGGACCCAGTCGCTCGTGTCCTGGTTCACCGGTGCCGAGCCCGCCCAGTACGGCGTCTTCGGCCTGCTCGCCGCGGCGTCCCTGGTGTTCTTCGCCTTCATCGGCTTCGACGTGGTCGCCACGAGCGCGGAGGAGACCGAGAACCCCCAGAAGACGCTGCCGCGCGGCATCTTCATCGGCCTCGGCATCGTGACCCTGCTCTACGTCGGCGTCAGCATCGTCATCACCGGCATGGTGTCGTACCAGCGCCTGGCGGAGGAGAAGACGCCGTCGCTGGCCTCGGCGTTCAACATCGTCGGACTGCCGTGGGCCGCCGGCATCATCGCCATCGGCTCGCTGATCGGTCTGACCACCGTCGTCATGGTGCTGCTGCTCGGCCTGTCCCGCATCGTCTTCTCGATGAGCCGCGACGGCCTGCTGCCCCGCTGGTTCTCGAAGACCAACCCGAAGACGCAGACCCCGGTCCGCGTGCAGGTCGTCGCCGGTGTCGTCGTGGCGCTGCTGGCCGGGTTCACCGCGGTCGACAAGCTCGAGGGCATGATCAACATCGGCACGCTGTCCGCGTTCGTCCTGGTGTCGATCGGCATCGTGGTGCTGCGTCGTTCGCGGCCCGACGCCCCGCGGGCCTTCCGGATGCCGTGGTCGCCGGTGCTGCCGATCATCTCGGCGGTGCTGTGCTTCTGGCTGATGCTGAACCTCGAGGTCGAGACCTGGCTCCGGTTCGTCGTCTGGCTGGTCATCGGCTTCGTCATCTACTTCGGCTACAGCCGTCGCCACAGCCGCGTCGGCCAGCGCATGCAGTAG